Proteins encoded by one window of Streptococcus sanguinis:
- the nikA gene encoding nickel ABC transporter substrate-binding protein → MRKKIFLLVVLLLPLFLVACQQNSNSSKQANEKDKLTMVWGEDFGDVNPHRYNPDQFVIQDMVYEGLVRYGDNGKIEPALAESWDISEDGKTYTFKLRKAKFSDDSDFNAENVKRNFDTVFSEENKKNHTWFDFTNQLESYRVVDEHTFEIKLKQAYSATLYDLSMIRPIRFIADAAFPDGDDTTKDNLKKPIGTGQWVVKDKKQNEYITFTRNENYWGEKPKLKEVTVKIIPDPQTRALEFESGNVDLIYGNGVIGLDNFAKYAKDDKYTTDVSQPMSSRLMLLNAKQEIFKDKTVRQAMNHAVDKKSIAKDIFRGTETPADTIFSKSTPHSDANLTPYDYDIKQAEKMLDQAGWKKGSDGIREKDGKKLSLNVPYISSKATDKDLVEYFQGEWKKIGIDVQLKAMEEDDYWENAKTGNFDLMLTYSWGAPWDPHAWMTALTSPADHGHPENVSLEALPSKPEIDKIIKATLVEPDEAKVDEGYKKVLTMLHDEAIYIPLTYQSVVSVYRKGEIEGMRFAPEENAFPLRYIEKK, encoded by the coding sequence ATGAGAAAAAAAATATTTTTATTAGTTGTCCTCTTGCTGCCTTTATTCTTGGTAGCCTGCCAGCAAAACTCAAATTCTTCCAAACAAGCCAATGAGAAAGACAAACTCACTATGGTCTGGGGAGAGGATTTTGGGGATGTCAATCCTCACCGCTACAATCCAGACCAATTTGTCATTCAGGATATGGTCTATGAAGGCCTAGTCCGCTACGGTGACAATGGGAAAATAGAGCCAGCCCTGGCTGAAAGCTGGGATATCAGCGAAGATGGTAAAACCTATACCTTCAAGCTGAGAAAGGCAAAGTTCTCAGACGACTCTGACTTTAATGCAGAAAATGTCAAACGGAATTTCGATACCGTCTTTTCAGAAGAAAATAAGAAAAACCATACTTGGTTTGACTTCACCAACCAGCTGGAAAGCTATCGAGTTGTAGATGAGCATACCTTTGAGATTAAGCTAAAACAAGCCTATAGTGCGACCCTCTATGATTTATCAATGATTCGTCCAATCCGCTTCATAGCTGATGCTGCCTTCCCTGATGGAGATGATACGACTAAGGACAACCTCAAAAAGCCAATCGGAACCGGTCAATGGGTTGTCAAAGACAAGAAGCAAAACGAGTACATTACCTTTACCCGTAACGAAAATTACTGGGGTGAAAAGCCTAAACTGAAAGAAGTAACGGTCAAGATTATTCCAGATCCACAAACTCGTGCTCTTGAGTTTGAGTCTGGCAATGTTGACTTGATCTATGGAAATGGCGTTATCGGTCTGGATAACTTTGCCAAGTATGCCAAGGATGACAAGTACACGACAGACGTATCTCAGCCAATGTCCAGCCGCCTCATGCTCTTGAATGCCAAGCAGGAAATCTTCAAAGACAAGACTGTCCGTCAGGCTATGAACCATGCGGTTGATAAGAAGTCTATCGCGAAAGACATTTTCCGCGGAACAGAAACACCAGCTGATACCATCTTCTCTAAGTCTACCCCACACTCTGATGCCAATCTGACTCCCTATGACTACGACATCAAGCAGGCTGAAAAGATGCTGGATCAAGCAGGCTGGAAGAAAGGTTCTGACGGTATCCGTGAAAAAGATGGCAAGAAATTGAGCCTGAATGTTCCTTATATTTCATCTAAGGCGACAGACAAGGACTTGGTTGAGTACTTCCAAGGCGAATGGAAGAAAATCGGAATTGACGTTCAGCTTAAAGCTATGGAAGAAGATGACTACTGGGAAAATGCCAAGACAGGAAACTTTGACCTGATGTTGACGTATTCTTGGGGAGCACCGTGGGATCCACATGCTTGGATGACTGCCCTGACTTCACCAGCTGACCATGGCCACCCAGAAAATGTTTCCCTAGAAGCTCTGCCATCTAAGCCAGAAATTGATAAAATTATCAAGGCGACTCTGGTCGAACCAGACGAGGCAAAAGTCGATGAAGGCTACAAGAAAGTCCTCACCATGCTCCATGATGAAGCTATCTATATCCCTCTGACTTACCAATCCGTTGTTTCCGTTTACCGCAAGGGAGAAATCGAGGGCATGCGCTTTGCTCCAGAAGAAAATGCTTTCCCGCTGCGCTATATTGAGAAAAAATAA
- a CDS encoding ABC transporter permease has protein sequence MDKKINRKLLVLGGFIVLALILSSLAPHLLGDSLTKVNLGQALQGPSSSEWFGTDALGRSVFARAVSGGAETVLPALMILMLIAVVGSFIGVTSAFIGGKFDQFILLVITAFQSFPSIILVIAIVSILGIGLQQTLIAICLTAWTKYAYLMRSMTLQLKNEPYIQSSKMYGNSFWTSLKNYYFPSLFPQILTTMSFDISTIIMEIAGLSFVGLGAQAPSPEWGAMINDGRIYIQEAPWIVVFPCILLILTILLFTEFGDALNSKYNRMN, from the coding sequence ATGGATAAGAAAATCAATCGAAAACTCCTGGTCTTGGGCGGTTTCATCGTCCTGGCTCTGATCCTATCCTCCTTGGCCCCTCATCTCTTGGGTGACAGTTTGACCAAGGTCAATCTGGGCCAAGCCCTGCAAGGGCCGAGCAGCAGTGAGTGGTTCGGAACGGACGCTCTAGGCCGGTCTGTCTTTGCACGTGCTGTGAGCGGAGGTGCGGAAACAGTCCTGCCAGCCTTGATGATTCTGATGCTGATTGCGGTGGTGGGCTCCTTTATCGGGGTGACTAGCGCTTTTATCGGCGGGAAATTCGACCAGTTTATCTTGTTAGTTATCACGGCATTTCAGTCTTTCCCCTCTATCATTTTGGTTATTGCCATCGTCAGTATCTTGGGCATCGGCCTCCAGCAAACCCTCATCGCTATCTGCCTGACGGCCTGGACCAAGTATGCCTACCTGATGCGCTCCATGACCCTGCAGCTGAAAAATGAACCCTATATCCAGTCCTCGAAAATGTATGGCAATAGTTTTTGGACAAGCCTGAAAAACTATTATTTCCCCAGTCTTTTTCCTCAGATTCTGACAACCATGAGCTTTGATATTAGCACCATTATCATGGAAATCGCTGGCCTCAGCTTTGTCGGTCTGGGAGCTCAGGCACCATCGCCTGAGTGGGGAGCCATGATTAATGACGGCCGGATTTACATTCAGGAAGCCCCTTGGATTGTGGTCTTCCCTTGTATCTTGCTGATTCTGACCATTCTCCTCTTTACCGAGTTCGGAGACGCTCTGAATAGCAAGTACAACCGCATGAATTGA
- a CDS encoding ABC transporter permease — MIKFIIKTILQFVLILLCVSFISFLLVYLAPGDPAESILNAQGIPFTKELLEIKRAEMGLNGSFMEQYLAWLGRIVHGDFGVTYNSGASVWEQLVFYFPNTVYLAFYTLLATLGISLPTALYTSYHAGKTVDRFLMAGLAFLNAIPSFVMGIILILIFSVQLHWFPIQATANELGLVLPVITLAMIMSTRYIPQLRTALIEVLHSPEVEGARGRGIREGHILLHDVIYNVLPFLLTLVSLSLGSLLGGVAIIEHLFSWPGIGKMLIGVVAKRDYPLIQGAVLFITAGVLTVNLVFQLLTVWLNPRVRLAQENPKLLPRMKKLKASKEGSYG, encoded by the coding sequence ATGATTAAATTTATTATCAAAACAATTCTGCAATTCGTCCTCATCCTGCTCTGCGTCAGCTTTATCTCCTTTTTGCTGGTTTATCTAGCACCGGGAGATCCGGCTGAGAGCATCCTCAACGCTCAGGGCATTCCTTTTACCAAGGAACTGCTGGAAATCAAGCGGGCTGAGATGGGTCTGAATGGCAGCTTTATGGAGCAATATCTGGCCTGGCTGGGCAGGATTGTCCATGGCGACTTTGGTGTGACCTATAATTCCGGAGCTTCGGTTTGGGAGCAGTTGGTTTTCTATTTTCCCAATACAGTCTACCTAGCTTTTTATACCCTGCTAGCAACTCTGGGAATTTCCCTGCCGACAGCTCTCTACACATCCTACCATGCTGGAAAGACAGTTGATCGCTTCCTGATGGCGGGTCTGGCTTTTCTGAATGCCATTCCTAGCTTTGTTATGGGGATTATCCTGATTCTGATCTTTTCTGTTCAGCTGCACTGGTTTCCCATTCAGGCAACGGCCAATGAGCTGGGCTTAGTCTTGCCAGTCATAACACTGGCCATGATCATGTCCACTCGCTATATTCCGCAGCTGCGAACCGCTTTGATAGAAGTGTTGCATTCGCCAGAAGTAGAAGGTGCGCGTGGTCGGGGGATTCGAGAGGGGCATATCCTGCTGCATGACGTGATTTACAATGTCCTGCCCTTTCTTCTCACCTTAGTCAGCCTTTCTCTTGGCTCGCTCTTGGGTGGTGTAGCTATTATTGAGCATCTCTTTTCCTGGCCGGGCATCGGTAAGATGCTGATTGGCGTAGTTGCCAAGCGGGATTATCCCCTCATTCAGGGTGCGGTCCTCTTTATCACAGCTGGGGTCTTGACTGTAAATCTAGTCTTTCAACTGCTTACGGTTTGGCTCAATCCTCGCGTCCGATTGGCTCAGGAAAATCCCAAACTGTTACCGCGTATGAAGAAATTAAAAGCAAGCAAGGAGGGTTCGTATGGATAA
- a CDS encoding M14 family metallopeptidase: protein MRIKQELDSMAPCSSYQGSLPITDELAIQYTLLKGQASQPLLTISAAVHGCEYVGVKALMDLAHEWDFNFQGSVLLLHAVNVSGFWARETTLVPEDGLNLNRIFQDQEPVSSLSYQIRSVIESQVFSVSDFLIDLHSGNREELLTPHGYYSLRANPEVVEKSYQMLQASGTPIIYQSQDCGNLYHAASVDYGLPSILLERGENGTCLPEDVLAMKESVKQVARYLFEGTMPYYKQTPLIFDDSYYLTCQRSGCWMCFVRPNQTVQAGQVIGEICDIYGNILEKVTAKEDGLVLYQKATLVVHQGEVLLAVASKKPESYQTSEREAHD from the coding sequence ATGAGGATTAAGCAAGAACTAGACTCTATGGCTCCATGCAGCAGCTATCAAGGAAGTCTGCCCATCACGGATGAGCTGGCTATCCAGTACACTCTGCTCAAAGGACAGGCCTCCCAGCCCTTGCTGACCATCAGTGCTGCAGTCCATGGCTGTGAGTATGTCGGGGTTAAAGCGCTGATGGACTTGGCGCATGAGTGGGACTTTAACTTTCAGGGCTCTGTCCTCCTCCTGCATGCCGTCAATGTCAGCGGCTTTTGGGCTCGGGAGACGACGCTTGTACCTGAGGACGGCCTCAATCTAAACAGGATCTTTCAGGACCAAGAGCCAGTTTCCAGCCTCAGCTATCAGATTCGGTCTGTGATTGAGAGTCAGGTCTTTAGCGTCAGTGATTTCTTGATTGACCTGCACAGTGGCAATCGGGAAGAACTGCTGACACCTCATGGTTACTACTCTCTACGGGCCAATCCCGAGGTGGTCGAAAAGTCCTATCAGATGCTGCAGGCTTCTGGGACACCGATTATCTATCAATCTCAGGACTGTGGCAATCTTTATCACGCTGCCTCGGTAGATTATGGACTGCCTAGTATCCTGCTGGAGCGGGGAGAAAACGGCACCTGTCTGCCAGAGGATGTACTGGCCATGAAAGAGTCAGTCAAGCAAGTCGCCCGCTATCTTTTTGAAGGGACTATGCCTTATTATAAGCAGACTCCGCTGATCTTTGACGACAGTTATTATCTGACCTGTCAGAGGTCGGGCTGCTGGATGTGCTTTGTTCGGCCCAATCAAACAGTACAGGCTGGTCAGGTCATCGGTGAAATCTGTGATATTTATGGCAATATTTTAGAAAAGGTGACTGCTAAGGAAGACGGTCTGGTCCTCTATCAGAAAGCGACCTTGGTCGTCCACCAAGGCGAAGTGCTGCTGGCCGTTGCCAGCAAGAAGCCTGAAAGCTACCAGACATCTGAAAGGGAGGCGCATGATTAA
- a CDS encoding ABC transporter ATP-binding protein — protein MNQVLVGRQLTYEYSQIGERRIGVFDIDISLEKGQALGLVGESGSGKSTIAKLICRFLKPDQGKLTLLGKPVYDYKDREYYARVQYIAQQPQSTFHPKRSIQQSLEEVCRNFSLYQQPSDRKQVIHDLLRSVGLTPELAQRLPHQLSGGECQRAAIARALLINPDVLICDEITSALDVTVQYEVMQLLADIKERSQTSFLFISHDIALVSNFAEDLVVLKDGIVQEKGSMREVVSAPKSDYTKLLLSQYREDKDED, from the coding sequence ATGAATCAAGTATTGGTTGGTCGCCAACTGACCTACGAGTACAGTCAGATAGGTGAGCGGAGAATCGGTGTATTTGATATTGACATTAGCTTGGAAAAGGGACAGGCTTTAGGGCTGGTCGGAGAGTCAGGCTCTGGTAAGAGTACCATTGCCAAACTCATCTGCCGCTTTTTAAAGCCGGACCAAGGGAAGCTAACCCTACTGGGCAAACCAGTCTATGACTACAAGGATAGGGAATACTATGCTCGGGTCCAGTATATTGCCCAGCAGCCCCAGTCGACTTTTCATCCCAAGCGCAGCATTCAGCAGAGCCTAGAAGAGGTCTGTCGAAACTTCTCTCTTTATCAGCAGCCGTCTGATAGGAAGCAAGTCATCCATGACTTGCTGAGATCGGTTGGTCTGACACCTGAGCTTGCTCAGAGGCTGCCACACCAGCTGAGTGGAGGAGAATGTCAGCGGGCAGCTATTGCCCGTGCCTTGCTGATTAATCCCGATGTGCTCATCTGCGATGAAATCACCAGTGCTCTGGATGTGACCGTTCAGTATGAAGTCATGCAGCTGCTGGCAGACATCAAGGAGCGCTCGCAGACCTCCTTTCTCTTCATCTCTCATGACATCGCTCTGGTCAGCAATTTTGCGGAAGATTTGGTCGTCCTCAAGGACGGAATCGTGCAGGAGAAGGGCAGCATGCGAGAGGTCGTCTCTGCTCCCAAGAGTGACTATACCAAGCTCCTACTCAGTCAGTACAGGGAGGATAAAGATGAGGATTAA
- a CDS encoding ATP-binding cassette domain-containing protein has protein sequence MLEMKDLLVQSADKVILDRVSLSLAEGESLSIVGESGSGKSTLLKMLLGLPLRGLTVAGGSMVFEGQKIHPQNHRIYLPFVGREVAWISQHASLSFNNRRKIKKHYQDLVKNQGQKAANLRPLEECLEMVGLLPEKVVNKYPFELSGGMMQLVGVALALASRPKLLLADEPTSALDVLSKMKLLDLLSKLHQEEKMAILFVTHDISVAEHLAQKVVVMKEGQIVESGPAHQVLRHPEQAYTQKLLKAVPKLAAFREGGQL, from the coding sequence ATGCTGGAAATGAAAGATCTGCTGGTGCAGTCAGCAGATAAAGTCATTCTCGATCGGGTCTCCCTCTCTCTTGCTGAGGGGGAGTCCCTTTCGATTGTGGGCGAGAGTGGCAGTGGCAAGTCCACCCTGCTCAAGATGCTGCTTGGTCTCCCACTCAGGGGGCTGACAGTAGCAGGGGGCAGTATGGTCTTTGAAGGGCAGAAGATTCATCCCCAGAACCATCGCATTTATCTGCCTTTTGTAGGCCGAGAAGTGGCCTGGATTAGTCAGCATGCCAGTCTCAGCTTCAATAACCGCCGTAAGATCAAAAAGCATTATCAGGACTTGGTGAAAAATCAGGGCCAGAAAGCAGCAAATCTCCGTCCCTTGGAAGAATGTCTAGAAATGGTGGGACTGCTGCCTGAAAAAGTCGTCAATAAGTATCCTTTCGAACTTAGTGGCGGTATGATGCAGCTAGTCGGTGTGGCGCTAGCTCTAGCTAGCAGACCCAAACTATTGCTGGCTGATGAGCCGACTAGCGCTCTGGATGTCCTGTCGAAAATGAAGCTGCTTGATCTCTTGAGCAAGCTTCATCAGGAGGAAAAAATGGCCATTCTCTTTGTTACACATGATATCAGTGTGGCTGAGCATCTAGCGCAAAAAGTAGTTGTCATGAAAGAAGGGCAGATTGTCGAAAGTGGTCCAGCCCATCAAGTTCTTCGCCATCCTGAGCAGGCCTACACCCAGAAATTGCTGAAGGCCGTGCCTAAGCTAGCAGCATTTAGAGAAGGGGGGCAGCTATGA
- a CDS encoding ABC transporter substrate-binding protein: MTRTDRLKVVYKIEKEVDYFMKHFKKIMALALAGLALASCVNPSKTSEPTGDSGSKTVTIGYTQFPANVDPAAEYNGWFTVRYGVGETLFKMDDKLEVKPWLAEKIEAVSDLEWKITLKDKVTFQNGEKMTGEKVKASLERLIKTSERAASDMGIDSISAEGQTVTIKTKAVQPIMANLLAEPYSAIVDTTGKSASDKAPVGTGPYMVTKYTPESGAELKAYDDYWDGKPKVANLKIKYFSDPTAISAALKSKEVDAVYGLPYANLSTYASDKNYKISEVEGSRYLAYYYNFENPYVADDKFRQALDTLVDKKTYSESLFKGSAVPAVGPFPKGFAFALQKSVHEFNVDKAKKLLDEAGYKDTDGDGYREKDGQKVSIELLSFTRLPEMPLAVEATQQQLKEVGIEATIKKVEVSAVSSEKDYAFTPYAVVAAPIGDPYAFFNSAVKTNGTANIGHYSNPEADKKIEELATETDPAKRNQLSKEIQEIMDKDYGFTIIGFFKVALVMDKSVSGLESHPTDYYHVSNKLSKE, encoded by the coding sequence TTGACTAGGACAGACCGTCTTAAAGTAGTTTACAAAATAGAAAAGGAAGTTGATTATTTTATGAAACATTTTAAAAAAATTATGGCTCTAGCCTTGGCAGGCCTAGCCCTAGCCTCCTGTGTAAACCCTAGTAAAACCAGTGAGCCTACTGGCGATAGTGGCAGTAAGACTGTAACCATTGGCTACACTCAATTTCCAGCAAATGTAGATCCAGCAGCGGAATACAATGGCTGGTTCACGGTTCGTTACGGAGTGGGAGAAACCCTCTTTAAGATGGACGACAAACTTGAGGTAAAACCTTGGCTGGCTGAGAAAATCGAAGCAGTCTCAGACCTAGAGTGGAAAATTACCCTCAAGGATAAGGTGACCTTCCAAAATGGTGAAAAAATGACCGGTGAAAAGGTCAAAGCTTCTCTGGAACGCTTGATTAAGACAAGCGAGCGGGCAGCATCAGATATGGGCATTGACAGCATTTCTGCAGAGGGTCAAACCGTGACCATCAAGACAAAGGCTGTGCAGCCTATCATGGCGAATCTCTTGGCAGAGCCCTACTCCGCTATTGTCGATACGACTGGCAAGAGTGCATCTGACAAGGCTCCTGTCGGAACGGGACCTTACATGGTGACCAAGTACACTCCTGAGAGCGGAGCAGAGCTCAAGGCTTATGACGACTACTGGGATGGTAAGCCAAAAGTTGCTAATCTGAAGATTAAATACTTCTCTGATCCGACAGCTATTTCTGCAGCCCTCAAGTCTAAAGAAGTCGACGCTGTCTATGGTCTGCCTTATGCAAATCTAAGTACCTATGCTTCCGATAAGAACTACAAAATTTCTGAAGTAGAAGGTTCCCGCTACCTAGCTTACTACTATAACTTTGAAAATCCTTACGTAGCAGATGACAAGTTCCGTCAGGCTTTAGATACCTTGGTAGACAAGAAGACCTACTCAGAATCCCTCTTTAAAGGCTCAGCTGTACCAGCTGTTGGACCTTTCCCTAAAGGGTTTGCCTTTGCCCTGCAAAAGAGCGTCCATGAATTTAACGTAGACAAGGCTAAGAAACTCTTGGATGAAGCTGGCTACAAGGATACTGACGGCGATGGCTACCGTGAAAAAGACGGTCAAAAAGTCAGCATTGAGCTGCTGTCCTTTACTCGTCTGCCTGAAATGCCGCTGGCTGTAGAAGCAACCCAGCAACAGCTCAAGGAAGTCGGAATCGAAGCGACTATTAAGAAAGTTGAAGTCAGTGCCGTTTCCAGTGAAAAGGACTATGCCTTCACACCTTACGCTGTGGTAGCAGCTCCGATTGGTGACCCGTATGCCTTCTTCAACAGTGCTGTCAAGACCAATGGTACAGCCAATATCGGTCACTACAGCAACCCAGAAGCAGACAAGAAAATCGAAGAGTTAGCGACTGAAACTGATCCAGCTAAGCGCAATCAGCTCAGCAAGGAAATCCAAGAAATCATGGATAAGGACTACGGCTTTACTATTATCGGCTTCTTCAAGGTCGCTCTGGTGATGGACAAGTCCGTCTCTGGTTTGGAATCCCATCCGACAGATTACTATCACGTCAGCAACAAACTATCAAAGGAATAA
- a CDS encoding NADH-dependent flavin oxidoreductase — MNTQIQDKFTFKNGQTMRNRVVLAPMTICASEPGGYVSQADIDFFARRSRSVGMVITGSTYVHPLGKSFAESFSGAEDDKIEGLSRLAKAIKDQGALAIVQLYHGGRMVLPDLIDGQPVAPSAVKAPRDYLAEPRALKNAEVEQVIEDFLSAIRRAIQAGFDGVELHGANTYLIQQFVSPHSNVRQDKWGGSLNNRLRFPKTLLKRAKQLVKEEADRPFLIGYRFSPEEVEEPGIQLYDTLQLLEQLIYHQVDYLHISTSDVWRSSIRDSQDSEPVIQKIIKKINNRVPLIGVGQIETKQDAQRVLDAGIPLFALGKALLLDPDWAEKVVSGREEEVIRTYRDELQADLALPTAFVEDARSYLEGKD; from the coding sequence ATGAATACACAGATTCAGGATAAATTTACTTTTAAAAATGGTCAGACCATGCGCAATCGCGTTGTCTTGGCGCCCATGACCATCTGCGCGAGTGAGCCCGGTGGCTATGTATCTCAGGCAGATATTGACTTTTTTGCCCGCCGGTCTAGGTCGGTTGGTATGGTCATTACTGGCAGTACCTATGTCCATCCTCTGGGTAAGTCCTTTGCGGAGAGCTTCAGTGGCGCCGAGGACGATAAGATTGAGGGGCTTAGCCGTCTGGCCAAGGCCATTAAGGACCAAGGGGCTCTGGCTATTGTTCAGCTCTATCATGGTGGTCGCATGGTTCTGCCTGATTTGATTGACGGTCAGCCAGTAGCACCCAGTGCTGTCAAGGCTCCGCGCGATTATCTGGCAGAGCCGAGGGCGCTCAAGAACGCTGAAGTGGAGCAGGTGATAGAGGACTTTCTGTCAGCTATCAGACGGGCGATTCAGGCTGGCTTTGATGGCGTCGAGCTTCATGGCGCCAATACCTACCTGATCCAACAGTTTGTCTCTCCTCATTCAAATGTCCGTCAGGACAAGTGGGGCGGCAGTCTTAACAACCGCCTGCGCTTTCCAAAGACCTTGCTGAAAAGAGCCAAGCAACTAGTCAAAGAAGAGGCCGACCGCCCCTTCCTGATTGGCTACCGCTTTTCTCCAGAAGAGGTTGAAGAGCCAGGTATCCAGCTTTATGACACCCTGCAGTTGCTGGAGCAGCTCATCTATCATCAAGTGGACTATCTGCATATTTCGACCTCTGATGTCTGGCGCTCGTCTATCAGAGATTCTCAGGACTCAGAGCCAGTGATTCAGAAAATTATCAAAAAAATTAATAATAGAGTACCCCTTATTGGTGTTGGTCAGATAGAGACCAAGCAGGATGCCCAGCGAGTATTGGATGCGGGGATTCCGCTCTTTGCCCTCGGCAAGGCCCTGCTCCTAGACCCAGACTGGGCTGAAAAGGTTGTCTCCGGCCGAGAGGAAGAAGTCATCCGAACTTATCGCGATGAGTTGCAGGCTGACCTGGCTTTGCCAACTGCCTTTGTCGAAGATGCTCGAAGCTATCTGGAAGGAAAAGATTAA
- a CDS encoding histidine phosphatase family protein, with protein sequence MKRWYLMRHAQTDYNRRRCFYGSYDVSINEQGQADAKQLHFLMQEHPVDVIYTSCLKRTQETAQLAFPERKVQLIADFDERGFGQWEGLTADEIEAAFPEVWQAWLEAPFEVTPPEAEVFADFQTRVWAATDRLLDSADESMALVAHLGVLRLIYQHLVDGEAVFWNIDVPQGRVLLLEEQDQTWKATLL encoded by the coding sequence ATGAAACGATGGTATCTGATGCGGCACGCTCAGACAGACTACAACCGCAGGCGCTGTTTCTACGGCAGCTATGATGTCTCTATCAACGAGCAAGGCCAAGCGGATGCCAAGCAGCTGCACTTTCTGATGCAGGAGCACCCAGTTGATGTGATTTACACCAGTTGTCTCAAACGGACGCAGGAAACAGCCCAGCTGGCTTTTCCAGAAAGGAAAGTCCAGCTCATAGCCGACTTTGATGAGCGGGGCTTTGGACAATGGGAAGGTTTGACAGCTGATGAGATTGAAGCGGCTTTTCCAGAAGTCTGGCAGGCTTGGCTGGAGGCCCCCTTTGAGGTCACGCCTCCTGAGGCAGAAGTTTTTGCTGACTTTCAGACTAGAGTTTGGGCAGCAACGGACCGCCTGCTAGATAGTGCTGATGAGTCAATGGCTCTAGTGGCTCATTTGGGAGTCCTTCGCTTGATTTACCAGCATTTGGTTGATGGAGAGGCTGTTTTTTGGAACATTGATGTCCCCCAAGGCCGAGTGCTACTCTTGGAAGAGCAGGACCAGACTTGGAAAGCAACCTTACTCTAA
- the cobS gene encoding adenosylcobinamide-GDP ribazoletransferase, whose protein sequence is MIKALIIYTQFFSRIVIPKAVDISYLRRGLPFLTLFGLLLGLISGGFYFLISLVLPGMVAWVLTLAFDVLLTGGFHLDALADTADGLFSSRKKERMLEIMKDSRIGSNGVLALILYYALMLVLYSYLPEPRWFIMASLTMIGKAGLSLQLYRMAYAREGGGSGNFFSGSKTSHILLAQLLPLLLSLLVFSWRGLLAYGLVFLGAIGYRRFVYKKIDGHTGDTLGAYVEIAQLLYLLGLVVLG, encoded by the coding sequence ATGATAAAGGCATTGATTATCTATACCCAATTTTTTAGCCGGATTGTGATTCCAAAGGCAGTGGATATCTCCTACTTGCGACGGGGACTTCCTTTTCTGACCCTCTTTGGTCTCTTGCTGGGTTTGATTTCAGGTGGATTTTATTTCCTGATAAGTCTAGTTCTGCCTGGAATGGTTGCTTGGGTTCTGACCCTTGCTTTCGATGTTTTGCTGACAGGTGGTTTTCACTTAGATGCCTTGGCGGATACGGCAGACGGGCTCTTCTCCTCTCGTAAGAAGGAGCGGATGCTGGAGATTATGAAGGACAGTCGGATTGGCAGCAATGGCGTTCTGGCACTCATTCTCTACTATGCTCTGATGCTGGTTCTCTACTCTTATCTGCCGGAGCCTCGCTGGTTTATCATGGCTAGTCTGACCATGATTGGCAAGGCTGGTCTGAGCCTACAGCTCTACCGGATGGCCTACGCCAGAGAAGGCGGCGGCTCGGGGAATTTCTTCAGTGGCAGCAAGACTAGTCATATCCTGCTTGCCCAGCTTTTGCCTTTGCTCCTGTCTCTGCTGGTTTTCAGCTGGAGAGGCCTTCTAGCTTACGGCTTGGTATTTCTGGGAGCAATCGGCTATCGCCGTTTCGTGTACAAGAAAATTGACGGCCACACAGGCGATACCTTAGGAGCCTATGTCGAAATTGCCCAGCTCCTCTATCTATTAGGATTGGTGGTACTAGGATGA
- the cobU gene encoding bifunctional adenosylcobinamide kinase/adenosylcobinamide-phosphate guanylyltransferase, with protein MAKIVLVTGGARSGKSAFAEEKLADRERVCYIATGLPRGEDPEWQERIRLHQERRPASWTTQEQYAGLADWLREQSHPVYLLDCATLLTSNRLFDLIDQHFPDKLELTEEHFLSRQEQSFLLQLLEEEWQELLSTIRQTDAECWIVTDEVGLGIVPETRLGRFFRDVQGKVNQLIAKEASEAYLVICGLAQQLK; from the coding sequence ATGGCTAAGATTGTGTTAGTGACAGGCGGTGCCAGAAGTGGCAAGTCGGCTTTTGCGGAGGAGAAGTTGGCGGATCGAGAGCGAGTCTGTTACATTGCGACTGGTCTTCCCCGAGGAGAAGATCCAGAATGGCAGGAGCGGATTCGGCTGCACCAAGAACGGCGGCCGGCTTCCTGGACGACTCAGGAGCAGTATGCAGGGCTGGCGGACTGGCTGCGAGAGCAGTCGCATCCAGTTTACCTGCTGGATTGTGCCACCCTTCTGACCAGCAATCGCCTCTTTGATTTAATTGACCAGCATTTTCCAGACAAGCTGGAGCTGACCGAGGAACACTTTCTCAGTCGACAGGAGCAGTCTTTCCTGCTGCAGCTCTTGGAAGAAGAATGGCAAGAGCTCCTATCTACAATCCGTCAGACAGATGCTGAGTGCTGGATTGTAACGGACGAGGTTGGGCTGGGCATTGTCCCAGAGACCAGACTAGGGCGCTTCTTCCGTGATGTGCAGGGCAAAGTCAACCAACTGATTGCAAAGGAGGCGAGTGAGGCTTATCTAGTCATCTGCGGCCTCGCTCAGCAGTTGAAATGA